From the genome of Spirosomataceae bacterium TFI 002, one region includes:
- a CDS encoding NAD(P)-dependent dehydrogenase, short-chain alcohol dehydrogenase family has translation MRKTALITGGTRGIGLGIAKSLAEAGYDIALNGQRPEEAVTEVMSEVAAYGVKVIYCQGNIGDASGRQSIFDKIKSEFGHLNVLINNAGVAPRVRKDFLEIEEEDFDYLLDINLKGVVFLSQYAAKWMIAEKQKNDAFVGCIVNISSISATVASVNRGEYCISKAGIAMLTKLLAVKLSEHEIPVYEVRPGIIITDMTSGVLDKYNKMISDGVLPIKRLGSVEEIGAIVKSLVTQGIPYTTGQVIIADGGMGIERL, from the coding sequence ATGAGAAAAACAGCATTAATTACAGGAGGAACAAGAGGAATAGGACTTGGTATTGCAAAAAGCTTAGCAGAGGCAGGATACGATATTGCACTAAATGGGCAACGTCCTGAGGAGGCTGTAACAGAAGTAATGTCGGAAGTGGCTGCTTATGGAGTTAAAGTTATTTATTGCCAAGGAAATATTGGAGATGCTAGTGGCCGACAATCTATTTTTGATAAAATCAAAAGTGAATTTGGGCATTTGAACGTGTTGATTAACAATGCGGGTGTAGCTCCACGAGTTCGTAAGGACTTTTTAGAAATAGAAGAAGAAGATTTCGATTATTTATTAGATATCAACCTGAAAGGTGTGGTCTTTCTTTCGCAATATGCTGCGAAATGGATGATCGCCGAAAAGCAGAAAAATGATGCTTTTGTGGGCTGTATAGTTAATATTTCCTCTATTTCTGCTACGGTAGCATCGGTTAATAGGGGAGAGTATTGCATTTCCAAAGCAGGAATTGCGATGCTTACCAAGTTGCTTGCAGTAAAACTTAGTGAGCATGAAATTCCCGTATATGAAGTTCGTCCTGGTATCATTATAACCGATATGACTTCAGGTGTTTTGGATAAGTACAATAAGATGATTTCTGACGGAGTACTGCCAATCAAAAGGCTGGGTAGTGTGGAGGAAATAGGAGCAATTGTAAAAAGCCTAGTTACTCAAGGGATACCTTATACGACCGGACAAGTCATCATTGCCGATGGAGGTATGGGGATTGAAAGGCTATGA
- a CDS encoding Glucose / Sorbosone dehydrogenase gives MKYSLFTCIASILFLGLSQNSHAQLESQNNIIVPKGFSVKVVGTELGSPRHLTISKNGTIYANRSKDDGFLVLKDSNGNGILDNKKEIGNARGTEVLLKDSYLYVSSNSAIFRYKLDENQEIIDKNKPELIVSGMADHKRDNAKPFVIDNESNIYVTIGSWNDPCRIAGTGEGMVPCTILDSAGGIWKYNANVLNQSFSDGTRYATGLKNSVAIDWNFETNSLFAAVHGRGQFHDFYPQFYTPEQSSLLPAETLYELHEGADAGWPNVYYDHFQKKKMLTPEYGGDGKKEAGDDILSPIVGFPAHLGPNDLLFYTGNSFPKKYRNGAFIAFHGQSAELKKGYFVAFVPFKNGKPSGKWEIFADNFAGVDLANPTGPIQHRPCGLAMGPNGELYVCDDLNGTIFKISYK, from the coding sequence ATGAAGTATTCTCTTTTCACATGTATTGCAAGCATCCTTTTTCTAGGGCTTAGTCAAAATTCTCACGCACAATTAGAAAGCCAAAACAATATCATTGTACCCAAAGGTTTTTCGGTAAAAGTGGTAGGTACAGAATTGGGTTCGCCAAGACATTTGACCATTTCTAAGAACGGTACAATCTATGCCAATCGCTCAAAAGACGATGGTTTTTTGGTCTTGAAAGACAGCAATGGCAATGGTATTTTGGATAACAAAAAGGAGATTGGCAATGCTAGAGGTACTGAAGTTTTGCTAAAAGATTCGTATCTATACGTGTCTTCCAACTCTGCTATTTTTAGGTATAAGCTTGACGAAAACCAGGAGATTATCGACAAAAATAAGCCTGAACTAATTGTATCTGGAATGGCCGATCATAAGCGTGATAACGCGAAGCCATTTGTGATAGATAATGAATCTAATATCTATGTAACCATAGGCTCTTGGAACGACCCGTGTAGAATTGCGGGAACAGGTGAAGGGATGGTGCCATGTACCATTTTAGATTCTGCAGGGGGAATTTGGAAATATAATGCCAATGTGCTCAATCAATCTTTTTCAGATGGCACTAGATATGCAACAGGACTTAAAAATTCAGTAGCTATCGATTGGAATTTTGAAACAAATAGTTTGTTTGCAGCTGTGCATGGTAGAGGTCAGTTTCATGACTTTTATCCTCAGTTTTATACGCCAGAGCAAAGCAGTCTTTTGCCGGCTGAAACGCTCTATGAATTACACGAAGGAGCCGATGCTGGCTGGCCAAATGTATATTACGACCATTTTCAGAAAAAGAAAATGCTAACTCCAGAATATGGTGGTGATGGTAAAAAAGAAGCTGGTGACGATATTCTAAGTCCTATTGTGGGCTTTCCTGCTCATTTAGGACCCAATGACTTGCTTTTTTACACAGGGAATTCATTTCCTAAGAAATATAGAAACGGAGCTTTTATTGCATTTCACGGTCAGTCTGCTGAGTTAAAGAAAGGTTATTTCGTAGCTTTTGTACCCTTCAAAAATGGTAAACCAAGTGGCAAATGGGAGATTTTTGCTGATAATTTTGCAGGTGTAGATTTGGCAAACCCTACTGGCCCAATTCAGCATCGCCCTTGCGGACTAGCCATGGGGCCAAATGGAGAATTATATGTGTGTGACGACTTGAATGGGACTATTTTTAAGATTTCGTATAAGTAG